agaactgcaaagccaattacaagaacttttagagcgtggtttcattcgaccaagcacatcaccgtggggagctcctgttttgtttgtcaagaaaaaagatggtacattcaggttgtgtatcgactaccgagagtcgaacaaacttaccatcaagaaccgctacccactaccgagaatcgacgacttatttgatcaactacaaggctcgtctgtttattcaaagattgacttacgttccgggtatcatcaaatgcgggtgaaagaagatgatattccaaagactgctttcagaacacgttacggtcattacgagtttatggtcatgccatttggtttaactaatgcaccagctgtgttcatggaccttatgaaacgagtgtgtggaccataccttgacaagtttgtcattgttttcattgatgacatacttatttactcaaagaatgaccaagaacacggtgaacatttgagaaaggtgttagaagtattgaggaaggaagaattgtacgctaagttttcaaagtgtgcattttggttggaagaagttcaattcctcggtcacatagtgaacaaagaaggtattaaggtggatccggcaaagatagaaactgttgaaaagtgggaaaccccgaaaactccgaaacacatacgccagtttttaggactagctggttactacagaaggttcatccaagacttttccagaatagcaaaacccttgactgcattaacgcaaaagggaagaaatttgaatggaaggatgaacaagagaaagcgtttcagttattgaagaaaaagctaactacggcacctatattgtcattgcctgaagggaatgatgattttgtgatttattgtgacgcatcaaagcaaggtctcggttgtgtattaattcaacgaacgaaggtgattgcttatgcgtctagacaattgaagattcacgagcaaaattatacgacgcatgatttggaattaggcgcggttgtttttgcattaaagacttggaggcactacttatatggggtcaaaagtattatatataccgaccacaaaagtcttcaacacatatttaatcagaaacaactgaatatgaggcagcgtaggtggattgaattattgaatgattacgactttgagattcgttaccacccggggaaggcaaatgtggtagccgatgccttgagcaggaaggacatagaacctattcgagtaaaatctatgaatataatgattcataataaccttactactaaaataaaggaggcgcaacaaggagttttaaaagagggaaatttaaaggatgaaatacccaaaggatcggagaagcatcttaatattcgggaagacggaacccggtatagggctgaaaggatttgggtaccaaaatttggagatatgagagaaatggtacttagagaagctcataaaaccagatactcaatacatcctggaacggagaagatgtacaaggatctcaagaaacatttttggtggccgggtatgaaagccgatgttgctaaatacgtaggagaatgtttgacgtgttcttaggtcaaagctgagcaacagaaaccatcaggtctacttcaacaacccgaaatcccggaatggaaatgggaaaacattaccatggatttcatcactaaattgccaaggactgcaagtggttttgatactatttgggtaatagttgatcgtctcaccaaatcagcacacttcctgccaataagagaagatgacaagatggagaagttagcacgactgtatttgaaggaagtcgtctccagacatggaataccaatctctattatctctgatagggatggcagatttatttcaagattctggcagacattacagcaagcattaggaactcgtctagacatgagtactgcctatcatccacaaactgatgggcagagcgaaaggatgatacaaacgcttgaagacatgctacgagcatgtgttattgatttcggaaacagttgggatcgacatctaccgttagcagaattttcctacaacaacagctaccattcaagcattgagatggcgccgtttgaagcactttatggtagaaagtgcaggtctccgatttgttggagtgaagtgggggatagacagatttcgggtcgggagattatacaagaaactaccgagaagatcatccaaattcaacaacggttgaaaaccgcccaaagtcgacaaaagagctacgctgacattaaaagaaaagatatagaatttgaaattggagagatggtcatgcttaaagttgcaccttggaaaggcgttgttcgatttggtaaacgagggaaattaaatccaaggtatattggaccattcaagattattgatcgtgtcggaccagtagcttaccgacttgagttacctcaacaactcgcggctgtacataacactttccacgtctcgaatttgaagaaattttttgctaaagaagatctcactattccgttagatgaaatccaaatcaacgaaaaactccaattcatcgaagaacccgtcgaaataatggatcgtgaggttaaaagacttaagcaaaacaagataccaattgttaaggttcgatggaatgctcgtagaggacccgagttcacctgggagcgtgaagatcagatgaagaagaaatacccgcatctatttccagaagattcatcaacaccttcaacagcttaaaatttcgggacgaaatttatttaacgggtaggtactgtagtgacccgaacttttccatgtttatatatattaattgagattgatatttacatgattaaatgtttccaacatgttaagcaatcaaacttgttaagacttgattaattgaaatatgtttcatatagacaattgaccacccaagttgaccggcgattcacgaacgttaaaacttgtaaaaacgacatgacgatatatatatatggatatacatatggttaacatgagattatgataagtaagtatctccataagtatagtaacaatgagttatatacatataaacaagactactaacttaaggatttcgaaacgagacatatatgtaacgattatcgttgtaacgacatttaaatgtatatatatcatattaagatatattaatatatcataatatcatgataatataataatttaacatctcattagatataataaacaatgggttaacaacattaattgagatcattaacttaaaggtttcaaaacaacacttacatgtaacgactaacgatgacttaacgactcagttaaaatgtatatacatgtagtgtatttagatgtattaaaatacttttggaagacttcaagacatatatcaaaacactcatacttaacgaaaatggttacagttactttcccattcttttctttcatcaagaattctagtcgtattcttacccgtattatacacagcttcaaaacgtacttactatgggtatataccaataggaactagcatgggattccactcttgattatgtcatgtatgactaatcaattttaacttctaccatgagctagtcaactaactagaactccttttaaccccactcaccactcaccaattaccactcatcattcactccatttcacttccaattctctttctaattctctctcaacacacacacactattatgaacgtatttttacagtagttaatcatcatcttcatcaaaaatcacttcaagaatcaagctataatcatcataggaagaacacttcaagaacacttcaaaaatcccttcaagtttactaatttacttccaagctttctaatccattccaagtaatcatctaagatcaagaaacctttgttatatacagtaggttatctttcttattcaaggtaatattcatattcaaactttgattcaatttctataactataaactatcttaattcgagtaaaaatcttacttgaacttgtttttgtgtcatgatcctacttcaagaattttcaagccatccaagatcctttgaagctagatcatttcttgtcacttccagtaggtttacctactaaacttgaggtagtaatgatgttcataacatcattcgattcatatatataaaactatcttattcaaaggtttaaactcgtaatcactagaacatagtttagttaattctaaacttgttcgcaaacaaaagttaatccttctaacttgacttttaaaattaactacacacatgttctatatctatatgatatgctaacttaatgatttaaaacctggaaacacgaaaaacaccgtaaaaccggatttacgccgtcgtagtaacaccgcgggctgttttgggttagttaattaaaaactatgataaactttgatttaaaagtttttattctgagaaaatgatttttattatgaacatgaaactatatccaaaaattatggttaaactcaaagtggaagtatgttttctaaaatggtcatttagacgtcgttctttcgactgaaatgactacctttacaaaaatgacttgtaacttatttttacgactataaacctatacttttctgtttagattcataaaatagagtttaatatgaaaccatagcaatttgattcactcaaaacggatttaaaatgaagaagttatgggtaaaacaagattggataatttttctcattttagctacgtgaaaattggtaacaaatctattccaaccataacttaatcaacttgtattgtatattatgtaatcttgagataccatagacacgtatacaatgtttcgacctatcatgtcgacacatctatatatatttcggaacaaccatagacactctatatgtgaatgttggagttagctatacagggttgaggttgattccaaaatatatatagtttgagttgtgatcaatactgagatacgtatacactgggtcgtggattgattcaagataatatttatcgatttatttctgtacatctaactgtggacaactagttgtaggttactaacgaggacagctgacttaataaacttaaaacatcaaaatatattaaaagtgttgtaaatatattttaaacatactttgatatatatgtatatattgttataggttcgtgaatcaaccagtggccaagtcttacttcccgatgaagtaaaaatctgtgaaagtgagttatagtcccacttttaaaatctaatatttttgggatgagaatacatgcaggttttataaatgatttacaaaatagacacaagtacttgaaactacattctatggttgaattatcgaaatcgaatatgcccctttttattaagtctggtaatctaagaattagggaacagacaccctaattgacgcgaatcctaaagatagatctattgggcctaacaaaccccatccaaagtaccggatgctttagtacttcgaaatttatatcatatccgaagggtgtcccggaatgatggggatattcttatatatatgcatcttgttaatgtcggttaccaggtgttcaccatatgaatgatttttatctctatgtatgggatatgtattgaaatatgaaatcttgtgatctattgttacgatttgatatatataggttaaacctataactcaccaacatttttgttgacgtttaaagcatgtttattctcaggtgaatactaagagcttccgctgttgcatactaaaataaggacaagatttggagtccatgtttgtatgatattgtgtaaacactgcattcaagaaactgatttcgatgtaacatatttgtattgtaaaccattatgtaatggtcgtgtgtaaacaggatattttagattatcattatttgataatctacgtaaagctttttaaacctttatttatgaaataaaggttatggtttgttttaaaaatgaatgcagtctttgaaaaacgtctcatatagaggtcaaaacctcgcaacgaaatcaattaatatggaacgtttttaatcaataagaacgggacatttcaaaagatacgtacctgtaagagttatgtgcTCCTAGCAAGAAGCAACCATACACAGTAGCCAAAAAAGAGAACACATAAagcagtaatgcacaacagtagGGCAAATAGCATGGATCATACAGAGCACAAAACCATTTAAAATCAAGTAAACATACAgacaaacaaaataaatacatatatatatatacacacgcacCACACATGAGCATGGATAAAAAAACTCAtgcttaaacatatatacatatagatacattcgTAGATTATATACTTAGGTACAGAAACAAGACAGACAAACATACATACACCAATACATGTTACATAGATACATAGGTACATATATAGGTAACCAACATATGCAGCGGTACATATATATAGTCTAAAAACATATAAATAGATACAGGTGCATATATACTACGTGGATGGTTATATATAGTGTAGCTATAGAATAACtagttatagttatatatgtagttgtataataaatgtataatacacattgaaaaaaaaaaacaaaaaaaaaaaaacaaaaacttacCCAATTATtccaattctactcctccacaggctcctatcagaagtcatgtcctccgtcagtagaagctctttcatgtccagcttcaatctatcctccatcctacgtctaggtctaccccttctccttacgccgccaacggcgagggtctcgactctcctaaccggggctaaaagtgggagcctcctaacatgcccaaaccatctaagtcgtccttccctaagtttgttgatgatgttcccaacttccaatttctccctaaaaactccatttggtatcatatctagcatggtcttaccacacgtccatctaagcattctcatttctgccacctccattctcctctcttgggccttcgtcattggccaacactccgatccgtacagcatggctggtctgattgccaccttgaagaatttcccttttaGCTTAAAGGGGACCTTCTTGTCCTTTCgcagccctccacttcaaccatcctactcgtatacgatgcgtCACGTCCTCATCTATTCTTCCCGAATTGTGAAgtatcgagcctaaatatctaaaggacccTTGTGGGGGTAAAATCTGATCCCCAATTCGGATATCCACTATATCGTCGTGTTCCTCTTCACTCGTcttgaaatcgcatctaaggtactcagatttaagtctgctaatccgtaggccatttgattctaaggcGATACTCCATTGCTCAAGccttctgttaagctcatcctgggaatccgaaactaatacaatatcgtcggcgaaaatcaggcaccatgggatgttgtcttgtatcctatgagtcaactcatctaggatcaaagcgaaaagataagggctaagtgcagatccctgatgtaaacctacctctacagggaaaaactctgtgtttcctaccgtcgtacgtacacgagtcttcgccccctcgtacatatctctaatagatcttatatatctacttgggacacccctaacattaagagtcttccaaatcagctcaCGTGGGACACAATCATAagctttttccaagtctaagaacgccatgtgtaggttcttttgtttttccctatacttctccataaggcttctaactATGTGAATCGCTTCCGTCGACGAGCGACCTGGCATGAaaccgaattggttctctgaaacctttgtctcgcgtcggagcctcgtctccatcactctttcccaaagcttcatagtatgactaagtaactttatgcctctatagttactacatatttgcgcatctcccttgttcttgtaaatgggaataacctcactgagtctccattccataggcatatttgcgcttctaaacgtcttgttgaaaaggtttgtcaaccatctaaccccatcacctcctaggcacttccacgcctcaatcggaatttggtctggtcctactgctttgtttctccccatctttcgtagggcCAATCTAACTTCCTCCTGGTTAATCCTCGTGCAGAAACAGTTGTTTTGGAACTCCCGAACCTCGTGTGGTTCACCGTTCCGCTCTGGTCTTCCCCTACCGAAAAGGGATGCAAAATattcttcccatcttttcctaataagATCTTCTCTTACTATACTTTGACCCGCTACATCCTTGATAAATTTAATGTTACCTAAGTCCCTGCTtcttcgctccctagctttggctatcctaTATATGTCATTAGCACCCTCTTTAGAGTCTAGTTTCCTATATAAATCTTCGTATGCTTTGTCTTTTGCAGTTGCTACGGCCTTCTTtgcttctcttttagcttctttatatATTTCTTCTACCCTAGTTCTCTCTTCAGGTGACCCTTCTCCAAGagtaatgagctccctaaacctcgcCTGCTTTAATGCGACTTTCGTTTGGACATCGTCACTAAGCCACCACGACTCTCTTCTACTCTTATGTGCTCCCGATGTCCCTATAGCCATTCCTAAGGTCTCTTTTGCTACATCTCTGATAGTGGACGCCATGCGATTCCATATCTGGTCTACGTCATTAGGGGCAACGTTATCCCCTTCTACACTCAATCTATCAACAACATTCGCTCTAAAAGTCCCCGCATTCGCTCCATAGAGGTTCTTCCAAAGGATTCTAGGTTGTACAACCCTAGCCCTCCTGCCAACTCTTCCCCTAGTGACTAGGTCCATGACCAGCAATCTGTGCTGGGAGGAGCACGTCAAAGCTGGAAGGACCTTACAGTCCCTACAGGTCCTAAGTTCCCCTTTACGAAGAAACAAAAAGTCAATCTGGGTGCTACGACCCCCGCTATGAAAAGTGGCTAACTGAGCATCCCTCTTCTTGAAGAAAGAGTTTGCTATCACCAACTCGTGGGCAATGGCAAACTCAAGAATTGAGCGCCCCTCTTCATTTCTAGGACCAAACCCAAAGCCTCCATGGGCTCCCTCATAACCTTCTGCCTCCACTCCTATATGTCCATTCAGATCTCCCCCTATAATCAGTCGATGGTCGGCTGGGCACCCCCTCACCACCTCATCTAACAATTCCCAGAAACTCTTCTTTTCCGCATCACCTAAACCCGCATGAGGTGCGTATGCACTAATGACCGTGAAAGTCTCCTCCTTAATAATTAaactaaccgacataatcctatcgctaaacCTGCCCACATC
This window of the Rutidosis leptorrhynchoides isolate AG116_Rl617_1_P2 chromosome 7, CSIRO_AGI_Rlap_v1, whole genome shotgun sequence genome carries:
- the LOC139860197 gene encoding uncharacterized protein, whose translation is MMLVFMRVNLWAVFWLSAALRKLVLGHLFSALSNIDSTHTYGHLRSCSPNLGAGRPRGVRGGCRVASRDKIRVGSWNIGTLTGKRIELVDTFLKCNVDIVCVQETRWKGEEAIEIQDYKLWYSGSRIARNEVGIFLGKIHKDNVVDVGRFSDRIMSVSLIIKEETFTVISAYAPHAGLGDAEKKSFWELLDEVVRGCPADHRLIIGGDLNGHIGVEAEGYEGAHGGFGFGPRNEEGRSILEFAIAHELVIANSFFKKRDAQLATFHSGGRSTQIDFLFLRKGELRTCRDCKVLPALTCSSQHRLLVMDLVTRGRVGRRARVVQPRILWKNLYGANAGTFRANVVDRLSVEGDNVAPNDVDQIWNRMASTIRDVAKETLGMAIGTSGAHKSRRESWWLSDDVQTKVALKQARFRELITLGEGSPEERTRVEEIYKEAKREAKKAVATAKDKAYEDLYRKLDSKEGANDIYRIAKARERRSRDLGNIKFIKDVAGQSIVREDLIRKRWEEYFASLFGRGRPERNGEPHEVREFQNNCFCTRINQEETSEEEHDDIVDIRIGDQILPPQGSFRYLGSILHNSGRIDEDVTHRIRVGWLKWRAAKGQEGPL